The proteins below come from a single Aspergillus oryzae RIB40 DNA, chromosome 5 genomic window:
- a CDS encoding FAD-dependent oxidoreductase (predicted protein), whose translation MCDKDRFKVIIVGGSVAGLTLAHCLQRAGIDHVVLEKNSDLSPQVGASIGIIPNGGRILDQLGLFDAVEKMTYPLSMATITYPDGYSFRNNYPKTVDERFGYPIAFLDRQKFLEILHTSYPDPSNIHTNCRVTHIRRHDSHMEVVTSPGQEYTGDLVVGADGVHSVIRSEMWKLADALEPGRVSKREKRSKPCAVCRDGMKVEYACVFGISSPVPGLKVGDQVNAFHDGLTIITIHGKNGRVFWFVIKKLDDMHTYPDTVRFSSADAVRTCENIAHFPLVNGATFGHVWENREVTSMTALEENIFNTWYADRIVCIGDSIHKVGLITLATIGELALTLYQMTPNIGQGANTAIEDATVLTNLLYDRLSKNGHKKLAQQELLQLLREFQSQRFRRVNKIYQDSRFLVRLHARDGIVKSLLARYIVPYMTELPADLASKSIADSPTIGFLPLPSRSGPGWLQWSRKQRRPATPWILVLLVIVVSFGLHSPELVIPTFWSNSLVSKTVE comes from the exons ATGTGTGATAAAGATCGCTTCAAAGTGATTATTGTTGGGGGATCTGTCGCTGGTCTCACCCTGGCGCACTGTCTCCAACGGGCAGGAATAGACCATGTTGTCCTCGAGAAAAATTCAGATCTCTCTCCACAGGTGGGGGCATCAATTGGCATTATCCCCAATGGGGGACGTATTCTAGATCAGTTGGGTCtctttgatgctgtggaGAAGATGACCTACCCTCTCAGCATGGCTACTATCACATACCCTGACGGATATTCTTTCCGTAACAATTATCCAAAAACTGTCGATGAAAG ATTCGGGTATCCCATTGCATTCCTAGATCGACAGAAATTCCTCGAGATTCTGCACACATCGTACCCTGACCCGTCAAATATCCATACAAATTGCCGGGTGACGCATATCCGACGGCATGACAGCCATATGGAAGTTGTTACAAGCCCCGGGCAGGAGTATACTGGCGACCTAGTGGTTGGTGCTGATGGTGTCCATAGCGTTATCCGCTCTGAGATGTGGAAATTGGCGGATGCGCTGGAGCCTGGACGGGTGTCGAAGCGGGAAAAGAGAAGTAAGCCCTGCGCTGTATGCCGTGATG GCATGAAGGTCGAATACGCCTGTGTTTTCGGTATCTCATCACCCGTTCCAGGCTTAAAGGTCGGAGACCAAGTAAACGCATTTCATGACGGCCTGACTATTATCACCATCCATGGAAAAAATGGACGGGTGTTCTGGTTCGTGATCAAGAAGTTGGACGACATGCACACATACCCGGACACGGTGAGATTTTCTAGCGCTGATGCAGTACGTACTTGTGAGAATATCGCGCACTTCCCACTAGTGAACGGGGCCACTTTCGGCCACGTCTGGGAGAACAGGGAGGTTACGTCTATGACAGCATTAGAGGAGAATATCTTTAACACCTGGTATGCGGACCGCATTGTTTGTATTGGGGACAGTATTCACAAGGTAGGATTAATAACCTTGGCTACAATTGGAGAGCTCGCATTAACACTGTATCAGATGACGCCAAACATCGGACAAGGAGCGAATACTGCCATCGAAGACGCCACAGTCTTAACCAATCTGTTGTATGATAGGCTCTCGAAGAATGGACACAAGAAACTCGCACAGCAAGagctgctgcagcttcttcgggAATTCCAGTCCCAGCGCTTCCGCCGTGTCAACAAGATCTACCAAGATTCTCGGTTCCTAGTTCGGCTCCACGCACGAGACGGAATCGTTAAATCTCTCCTTGCACGATACATTGTCCCCTATATGACAGAACTCCCGGCAGATCTGGCCTCAAAGTCCATTGCTGATAGTCCCACCATCGGCTTTCTCCCACTCCCTTCGCGCAGTGGACCTGGATGGCTGCAGTGGAGtcggaagcaaagaagaccTGCTACCCCGTGGATACTGGTACTTCTTGTCATCGTGGTTAGCTTTGGTCTGCATTCACCCGAGCTTGTTATTCCAACGTTCTGGAGTAATTCACTGGTTTCTAAAACGGTTGAGTAA
- a CDS encoding uncharacterized protein (predicted protein), whose translation MGFFHDFLSRPTTYAILAVLVIPVTALAWDRLPPLLPSAKRLLVGKKNPSKITSLECPYSYIRQIYGTHHWAPFVDKLSPSLKTERPAKYHMILEIMDGIHLCLMLVDDISDGSDYRKGRPAAHHIYGPSETANRAYYRVTQLLNRTVHEFPELAPWLLQCLEEILEGQDLSLVWRRDGLSAFPVQPEERVAAYRQMAYLKTGALFRLVGQLVLENQSYDDTLSTVAWYSQLQNDCKNVYSSDYAKAKGAIAEDLRNGELSYPIVVALNVPKGQYVVRALVFRSPHNIRQALRVIQSDQVRNICLTEMKKSAVSVQDWLALWGRNEKMDMKNEK comes from the exons ATGGGCTTCTTTCATGACTTCCTCTCTCGGCCTACAACCTATGCTATACTGGCCGTGCTGGTTATTCCGGTCACGGCCCTGGCGTGGGACAGGTTGCCGCCTCTGTTGCCTTCTGCAAAGAGGTTATTGGTTGGCAAAAAGAATCCCTCTAAGATAACATCACTAGAATGCCCTTACAGTTACATCCGACAGATATACGGAACGCACCACTGGGCACCATTCGTTGACAAGCTCTCCCCTAGCCTCAAGACAGAGCGGCCGGCAAAGTACCACATGATCCTAGAGATCATGGACGGAATACATCTTTGTCTGATgcttgttgatgat ATAAGTGACGGCAGTGACTATCGGAAAGGACGCCCCGCTGCCCATCACATCTATGGTCCCTCGGAGACAGCAAACCGAGCATACTATCGGGTAACCCAGCTACTCAATCGCACGGTGCACGAGTTCCCAGAGCTTGCACCTTGGCTGCTCCAATGTCTCGAAGAGATACTAGAGGGACAAGACCTCTCGCTTGTTTGGCGGCGGGACGGCCTTTCTGCCTTTCCCGTCCAACCAGAGGAGCGAGTAGCGGCATATCGCCAAATGGCATATTTGAAGACAGGTGCCCTCTTCCGCCTAGTGGGCCAGCTTGTACTAGAGAATCAATCTTACGATGATACTTTAAGTACAGTAGC ATGGTATTCCCAATTGCAAAATGACTGCAAGAATGTGTACTCCTCTGACTACGCAAAAGCCAAAGGAGCCATTGCCGAAGACCTACGCAATGGCGAGCTTTCTTACCCAATTGTTGTCGCTTTGAATGTCCCAAAGGGACAATATGTGGTGCGAGCATTGGTGTTTCGGTCGCCACATAATATCCGACAAGCTCTGCGAGTTATTCAGAGCGATCAAGTTCGAAATATATGTCTCAcagaaatgaagaaatcaGCAGTTTCTGTTCAGGACTGGCTCGCACTCTGGGGACGGAATGAAAAGATGGACATGAAGAACGAGAAATGA
- a CDS encoding FPP/GGPP synthase family protein (geranylgeranyl pyrophosphate synthase/Polyprenyl synthetase): MWHTDERMQIIRGPVDYLLKCPGKDIRRKLMQAFNEWLRIPEDRLNIIAEIVGLLHTASLLIDDIQDSSKLRRGIPVAHSIFGVAQTINSANYAYFAAQEKLRELNRPKAYEIFTEELLRLHRGQGMDLYWRDSLTCPTEEEYIEMISNKTGGLFRLAIKLMQLESEVTSDFLGLVDLLGIIFQIRDDYQNLQSDLYSKNKGFCEDLTEGKFSFLIIHSINSNLGNQQLLNILRQRSEEESVKKYAVEYIRSTGSFAYCQDRLASLLHEAKMMVNVLEENVGFSKDPQTMIAIFQVSELKGIF, encoded by the exons ATGTGGCACACTGACGAACGTATGCAGATTATTCGGGGGCCTGTGGACTATCTATTGAAATGTCCCGGGAAGGATATTCGTCGCAAGCTCATGCAAGCTTTCAACGAATGGTTAAGGATTCCAGAGGACAGGCTGAACATCATCGCGGAGATTGTTGGTTTACTACACACAGCGTCTCTCTT GATCGATGACATTCAAGATTCGTCTAAACTGCGACGAGGGATACCAGTGGCTCATTCGATATTCGGTGTCGCGCAAACTATTAACTCCGCAAACTACGCCTACTTCGCTGCCCAGGAGAAGCTCAGAGAGCTCAATCGCCCCAAGGCGTACGAAATCTTTACTGAAGAACTACTTCGTTTACATCGGGGACAAGGCATGGATCTGTACTGGCGAGACTCTCTGACCTGCcccacagaagaagagtacATCGAAATGATCTCGAACAAAACGGGCGGTCTCTTCCGGTTGGCAATCAAGTTAATGCAGTTGGAAAGTGAGGTAACAAG CGATTTCCTCGGGCTTGTCGATCTCTTGGGTATCATTTTTCAGATCCGTGACGACTACCAGAATCTCCAAAGTGACCTGTACAGCAAGAATAAAGGGTTTTGTGAAGACCTCACGGAAGGCAAATTTTCCTTCCTGATTATACACAGCATCAACAGTAACCTGGGTAATCAACAACtgctcaatatcctccgaCAGAGGAGCGAGGAGGAGTCGGTGAAGAAATACGCTGTGGAATATATTCGGTCCACAGGATCTTTTGCCTATTGCCAGGACAGACTGGCCTCATTGCTGCATGAAGCAAAGATGATGGTCAATGTACTAGAAGAAAACGTTGGGTTTTCTAAAG ATCCGCAAACCATGATAGCCATATTTCAGGTGTCCGAACTCAAAGGTATCTTTTAA
- a CDS encoding uncharacterized protein (predicted protein), producing MAEDRSLEVRVVAAVFLALATVATALRCYVRLVIVKAFGWDDVTMLLALGFFGMFSGCMIGGSIYGTGRHLTELTNHQRTTAMEYWFLCDVAYCLSSILCKISVGIFLLRVTVDKIQRIVIYAVTTLAAVFGLMFLILLLAQCKPVEFFWMRLSTENPVSGSCINMTVVIVALYIFSAVSFIFDLTVGVLPVFVVRNLQMRRDVKFAVAGLLGMACIASVAVLVRMAYVETLRNPDFLYATVGIAVWSNIETGLGIFAGSLATLRPLLRMIRPGTGRSYNKNTPSAPGSRTWPNSAFHRSNAVPLSSLMTTEEERQNRLKGNVRASTPIETGPGMTSSSVGTEDELSDHELILPKDSDYQYQINVRRDFHITSTENPV from the exons ATGGCCGAAGATCGAAGCCTGGAGGTCCGAGTAGTTGCGGCAGTCTTCCTTGCATTAGCTACAGTGGCTACGGCCCTCCGATGCTATGTACGCCTGGTGATTGTGAAGGCGTTCGGCTGGGATGATGTCACCATGTTATTGGCGTTG GGATTTTTTGGCATGTTTTCCGGGTGCATGATTGGAGGAAGCATATACGGGACCGGAAGGCACCTTACTGAACTTACGAATCATCAGAGAACAACCGCCATGGAG TACTGGTTCTTGTGCGATGTTGCCTACTGCCTCTCGTCCATACTGTGCAAGATCTCTGTCGGCATATTCCTCCTGCGTGTTACCGTTGACAAAATTCAACGCATTGTGATATATGCGGTCACCACTTTGGCGGCGGTGTTTGGGTTAATGTTTTTGatcctccttctcgcccAGTGTAAACCGGTCGAGTTTTTCTGGATGCGATTATCCACCGAAAACCCAGTTTCTGGGTCCTGCATCAACATGACTGTGGTCATCGTGGCTCTTTATATCTTCAGCGCGGTGTCCTTTATCTTTGACCTGACTGTTGGAGTTCTGCCCGTGTTTGTCGTCCGCAATCTCCAGATGCGTCGTGATGTAAAGTTTGCCGTCGCTGGCCTTCTAGGCATGGCCTGCAT TGCCTCAGTCGCAGTTCTTGTCCGGATGGCATACGTCGAGACACTCCGGAACCCAGACTTTCTAT ACGCCACCGTCGGTATCGCAGTGTGGTCCAACATTGAGACCGGCCTGGGAATCTTTGCCGGTAGCCTGGCGACCCTCCGCCCTCTACTACGAATGATCCGTCCTGGAACCGGTCGATCATATAACAAAAACACCCCCTCGGCTCCTGGGTCGCGTACGTGGCCCAACTCGGCGTTCCACCGGAGCAACGCCGTACCGCTCTCGTCTCTCATgaccacagaagaagagcgacagAATAGGCTAAAAGGAAATGTGCGTGCGAGTACACCCATCGAGACTGGACCGGGGATGACGTCGTCGAGTGTTGGAACTGAAGATGAACTATCAGATCACGAGTTGATCCTACCAAAGGATTCAGACTACCAGTATCAGATTAATGTGCGGCGTGATTTCCACATCACGAGCACTGAAAACCCTGTTTGA